One window of Pseudobacteriovorax antillogorgiicola genomic DNA carries:
- a CDS encoding Crp/Fnr family transcriptional regulator produces MVETKELLQFKDGQVLFSHGDPGGDLFVIEEGQVEIYREKDTIHLTLSYMHPGEVIGLLTCLNRRPRTASAKAVGHVTVRKIPADSVKKTLKDVPPWIEIIIKEFSIRLTDLLDFMIRQQEQLESARLEQIDLTFQAQTLCGTLSTLAKYHKQDIDGSSYVALDEIQDELMDCLSLSEERIHAIIKVLQDAGLLKLEKDPDKDRHIIPYNVMVSIIDMARFIEDAKLGLTKKRAQHHFRDKTIRTARAIVVYARNMGYDTKKSITLSYDELTAHLERKAGVKFEISSLDDLGDLQLLELYDSSIQLIPHKLGRSIAHIVAYQKLRTHPSTVGRSQNAS; encoded by the coding sequence ATGGTAGAAACTAAGGAATTACTGCAATTCAAGGACGGGCAGGTTCTCTTTTCCCACGGCGATCCGGGTGGTGACTTATTTGTCATCGAAGAGGGGCAAGTTGAGATCTACCGGGAGAAAGATACCATCCATCTAACTCTCAGTTATATGCACCCCGGAGAGGTCATTGGCCTTTTAACCTGCCTTAATCGAAGGCCGCGGACAGCTTCTGCCAAGGCTGTTGGTCATGTTACCGTTCGCAAGATTCCTGCCGACAGCGTTAAAAAAACCCTTAAAGACGTGCCTCCGTGGATAGAAATCATCATCAAAGAATTCTCAATACGGTTGACTGACCTACTCGATTTTATGATTCGTCAGCAAGAGCAGCTAGAGTCAGCACGCCTAGAACAGATTGACCTCACGTTCCAGGCACAGACCCTTTGCGGTACCCTCTCAACCCTCGCCAAGTATCATAAGCAAGACATCGATGGTTCAAGTTATGTAGCTCTTGATGAGATTCAAGATGAACTCATGGATTGCCTATCACTCAGTGAGGAACGAATTCATGCCATCATCAAAGTGCTTCAAGATGCTGGTCTGCTGAAGCTAGAGAAAGATCCCGATAAAGATCGACATATCATTCCCTACAATGTCATGGTTTCTATAATAGACATGGCCCGCTTCATTGAAGATGCAAAGCTTGGCCTGACTAAGAAACGTGCCCAGCATCATTTTCGTGATAAAACCATTCGGACTGCCCGCGCGATTGTGGTCTATGCCCGAAACATGGGCTACGACACTAAGAAAAGCATCACTCTAAGCTATGATGAGCTTACTGCTCACCTAGAGCGTAAGGCGGGCGTAAAGTTTGAGATTAGCTCCCTCGATGACCTAGGAGATTTACAGCTTCTCGAACTCTATGATTCGTCTATACAGCTTATCCCCCA
- a CDS encoding glutathione S-transferase family protein, whose protein sequence is MKLFYSSASPYARKVRVLIREFEVSVTEKKINTSDNDPDFIKSNPLGKVPAMTLEDNTIIFDSGLIGYYLDEKYNDRHWQAKTWDHKQLEASIQGILDQSVTMIIEKRRPEEIVYDYWIERYKHAIPRGLAWIWQRYESYLSEGMSLASVSLVCALEYLDFRHPEIQWRKDLPDLEAWLNHWKGRQSFLETRPE, encoded by the coding sequence GTGAAGTTATTTTATTCCAGTGCCTCACCTTATGCGCGCAAAGTTAGGGTACTGATCCGAGAATTCGAAGTGTCTGTGACTGAAAAAAAGATCAACACCAGTGACAATGATCCTGACTTCATCAAGAGTAACCCTCTTGGAAAAGTTCCAGCAATGACCTTGGAAGATAATACGATAATTTTCGATAGCGGCTTGATTGGCTACTATCTTGACGAAAAATATAACGATCGCCATTGGCAAGCAAAGACTTGGGATCACAAGCAGCTTGAAGCCTCCATCCAAGGCATCCTCGATCAGTCTGTTACGATGATCATTGAAAAGCGCAGGCCAGAAGAGATTGTCTATGACTACTGGATTGAGCGATACAAGCACGCAATTCCAAGAGGGTTGGCGTGGATTTGGCAGCGCTATGAGAGCTACCTCAGCGAGGGAATGAGCCTGGCTAGTGTGAGCCTTGTCTGTGCGCTTGAGTACCTGGACTTCCGACATCCAGAAATTCAATGGCGTAAGGATTTGCCAGATTTGGAAGCATGGTTGAATCATTGGAAGGGTCGGCAATCATTTTTGGAAACGAGGCCGGAATAG
- a CDS encoding leucine-rich repeat domain-containing protein: MEKLTNGDAIIVQILLTFALGLLGLGCSPKNDSGGDGGAQASLDSVTPSLATPVLRITMNQDTNEISWDAIEGASRYDLYISAPESVSIDEAIVLERVASPYTHIKAPGQSYLYTLRALGDTPDVVSEFSVAISDIPSGFLSSCLQQQGVASPIIEGLLLAAAADDCYQLTQVRERVTTLDLAGAGLSDLSLLSEFPAIESLDLSQNQIQDLQPLSQLLGLKSLMLRDNPGLSTLAGLENLQNLEVLDISNSVVADLGPIKDLVNLNSVALESTAVSSLTILASLPQLTSVSLEGNNVERQEDVCPTVTVAEDIARFCLEGVTLSYGIHINKLLGQHCVACHNGNTAPRVNLDNQADVEANAALINARISDGSMPPLGPLSATDQAIFARWYADVVLADGDS, from the coding sequence ATGGAAAAGCTTACCAATGGCGATGCCATCATCGTTCAAATTCTTCTTACGTTTGCGTTAGGTTTACTTGGATTGGGGTGTAGCCCCAAGAATGACAGTGGCGGCGATGGCGGGGCACAAGCTTCGCTAGACAGCGTGACTCCTAGTTTAGCGACGCCGGTGCTGCGGATCACAATGAATCAGGATACCAATGAGATATCTTGGGACGCTATCGAGGGGGCGAGTCGTTACGATCTTTACATCTCAGCCCCAGAGAGCGTTAGCATTGATGAAGCGATCGTACTAGAGCGAGTTGCTAGTCCCTATACCCATATCAAGGCTCCGGGACAAAGCTACCTCTATACACTTCGGGCCCTTGGGGATACCCCTGATGTCGTGAGCGAATTTTCCGTGGCGATTAGCGATATTCCTTCAGGCTTTCTGTCGAGCTGCTTACAGCAGCAAGGAGTGGCTAGCCCCATTATCGAAGGGCTTTTGCTTGCTGCGGCAGCAGATGATTGCTATCAGCTTACTCAGGTACGCGAGCGGGTCACAACTCTCGACCTAGCCGGTGCAGGGCTCTCCGATCTGTCTCTGCTCAGTGAGTTTCCAGCCATCGAATCATTAGATCTTAGTCAAAATCAAATCCAAGATCTTCAGCCTTTGTCTCAGCTTCTAGGATTAAAGAGCCTCATGTTGCGCGATAACCCGGGTCTTTCAACACTAGCTGGCCTCGAAAACTTGCAAAACCTTGAGGTTCTCGATATTTCAAATTCGGTCGTGGCTGATCTGGGCCCCATCAAAGATTTGGTGAACTTAAATTCAGTTGCTCTGGAATCGACCGCAGTATCGTCACTTACAATCTTAGCGTCACTTCCCCAGCTTACATCTGTTAGCCTTGAAGGTAATAATGTCGAGCGCCAAGAGGATGTTTGTCCAACGGTGACAGTTGCTGAAGATATCGCACGATTCTGTCTAGAAGGAGTCACGTTATCCTATGGTATTCACATCAACAAGCTACTTGGCCAGCACTGCGTCGCTTGTCATAACGGGAATACAGCGCCTCGCGTGAATCTCGATAATCAAGCTGATGTAGAAGCTAATGCAGCACTGATCAACGCACGGATCTCGGATGGATCAATGCCACCACTTGGGCCATTGAGTGCAACGGATCAAGCTATATTCGCCAGATGGTATGCGGATGTCGTTCTAGCAGATGGAGATAGTTAG
- a CDS encoding TonB-dependent receptor plug domain-containing protein, which translates to MKIYARGRKQKSWAIILFSGALSLPAVGQNSVEKMEVTGSRLKRTDVEGVSSVIQIDQQTIKQSGMSTVSELIKNMAISSEGSYSSATVNENNVSVTKVNLRGLGAENTLILLDGQRIPDESGEGVIDLSTIPMAAIERIEILKDSASAIYGSDATGGVINIITKKDMEGSSFFARTSVPDGKGGQESQFSYVTGINTNNFRMLTALSYRQVEPVFHRDREWTEIGLSSYSFPANYVEDAPGASLQKHPNCDSTAIQVGDNMVCSYNYGATMAFSPETTEIGLLNNLEYRINDNISLVSTLRAVKNTNEWNMAPNAGEFTIPQEIATDKQEAFGLSGINSDVKVRYRAIPWGLRTWEEEKTLFGGNLGLRGSLGLWDWQATAGRTVSKKTSISPNGFFLKDGVVRAISEGRFNPFETELSEASLAVVSETSYQPFIVTDTAMSTYDINAAGELLELPGGSLGLVIGANRIEQNYAKTIDKQTENFNTFGEPEDKSDSGERSINAVYAELGIPMFQSLEFQLAVRLDSYSDFGETTNPKFGFMYRPLDRFLVRGNVATGFKAPTLREIYQGTQVRLVNLADKQTCGEPCDTLTTEVEIETEGNRDLKEETSLSYNLGFVTEPIDGLSLGADYWYTKIDNIVRVMDPQKLLDAVYGGESISGVEIQRIGGDESGQLERIKLPIQNLGESEDAGFDLNLAYRTQLSSYRLSYFSNYSTKLYSRELDFPGAPLTDTLGERGKPEWRFVNGVNLGIGTSHIIGIRNNRIASTKTAQGDERIGEFSTYDSQYTWNHPWDGSITIGAINVLDTDFPRDSTERVGDDTRVQELYSPNGLTYYAQMNQMF; encoded by the coding sequence TTGAAGATCTATGCAAGAGGGCGGAAACAGAAAAGTTGGGCCATCATTCTCTTTAGCGGAGCACTAAGCTTGCCTGCAGTGGGGCAAAACTCTGTAGAAAAGATGGAAGTCACAGGATCGCGTTTGAAGCGAACGGACGTTGAAGGAGTCTCATCAGTCATTCAGATTGATCAGCAAACCATAAAGCAGAGCGGCATGTCTACCGTGAGCGAATTGATCAAAAACATGGCGATCTCTTCCGAAGGCTCTTATTCATCGGCCACAGTCAACGAAAACAATGTTTCTGTGACCAAGGTTAACCTTCGTGGCTTGGGAGCAGAAAACACGCTTATCCTCCTCGACGGTCAACGGATTCCAGATGAGTCTGGGGAAGGCGTTATCGACTTGTCAACCATTCCTATGGCTGCAATTGAACGAATCGAGATTTTAAAAGATAGTGCATCTGCAATTTACGGTTCGGATGCAACGGGTGGGGTGATTAACATCATCACTAAGAAAGATATGGAAGGTAGTTCCTTCTTTGCTCGCACCAGCGTACCAGATGGTAAAGGCGGACAGGAATCGCAATTTAGCTATGTTACAGGTATCAACACAAACAACTTCCGCATGCTAACAGCATTAAGCTATCGTCAGGTGGAGCCAGTGTTTCACCGAGATCGAGAGTGGACAGAGATCGGATTAAGCTCATACTCGTTCCCAGCAAACTACGTGGAAGACGCACCAGGTGCCAGCCTTCAGAAACACCCCAACTGTGACTCTACAGCGATTCAGGTGGGCGATAACATGGTTTGTAGCTACAATTATGGTGCGACCATGGCATTTTCCCCAGAAACCACTGAGATTGGTCTGCTTAACAACCTAGAATATCGCATTAACGACAATATAAGCCTTGTATCCACTTTAAGAGCTGTTAAGAATACCAACGAATGGAATATGGCACCCAATGCTGGTGAATTTACCATCCCCCAAGAGATCGCAACTGATAAGCAAGAAGCATTCGGACTCAGCGGGATCAATAGTGATGTCAAGGTTCGCTATCGAGCCATTCCGTGGGGATTGCGCACATGGGAAGAGGAAAAAACTCTATTTGGCGGCAATCTGGGCCTACGCGGCTCACTCGGGCTCTGGGATTGGCAGGCGACAGCCGGACGAACTGTTTCGAAGAAAACCTCCATTAGCCCCAACGGCTTCTTTCTTAAGGATGGAGTCGTCCGAGCCATTTCCGAAGGCCGCTTCAACCCGTTCGAAACTGAGCTTTCTGAAGCAAGTTTAGCTGTGGTATCGGAAACGTCTTACCAGCCGTTTATCGTTACAGACACCGCTATGAGCACCTATGACATCAATGCCGCAGGAGAGCTATTGGAGCTTCCCGGAGGCAGCCTCGGTCTCGTGATCGGAGCAAATCGGATCGAACAGAACTATGCGAAAACAATCGATAAACAAACAGAGAACTTCAATACCTTCGGCGAGCCGGAAGATAAGTCGGATAGTGGCGAAAGATCGATCAATGCAGTTTATGCCGAACTTGGAATTCCCATGTTCCAATCCCTAGAGTTTCAGCTTGCCGTACGACTAGACTCCTACAGCGACTTCGGTGAAACAACCAACCCTAAATTCGGCTTTATGTATCGCCCACTCGACCGCTTCCTGGTGCGCGGTAATGTAGCAACAGGATTCAAAGCCCCAACTCTTCGAGAAATCTATCAAGGAACTCAGGTAAGACTGGTAAATTTAGCTGACAAGCAAACCTGTGGCGAACCCTGTGATACCCTGACAACTGAGGTAGAAATCGAAACTGAGGGCAATCGCGATCTTAAAGAGGAAACCTCCCTATCCTATAACCTGGGTTTCGTTACTGAGCCTATCGATGGCTTATCTTTAGGCGCAGACTATTGGTATACTAAGATCGATAATATCGTGCGTGTCATGGACCCTCAAAAACTCTTAGATGCAGTATATGGGGGAGAAAGTATTTCTGGAGTGGAAATCCAGAGAATTGGTGGCGACGAATCTGGTCAACTAGAACGTATCAAACTGCCTATCCAAAATCTTGGTGAATCTGAGGATGCGGGATTCGACTTAAATCTCGCATATCGCACGCAGCTTAGCTCATATCGCTTGAGCTACTTTAGCAACTACTCCACAAAACTCTATTCTCGGGAGCTTGACTTTCCCGGCGCTCCCCTTACCGATACCCTTGGCGAACGAGGAAAGCCTGAGTGGCGCTTTGTGAATGGAGTCAATCTCGGCATTGGCACCAGCCACATCATTGGCATTCGGAACAACCGTATTGCCAGCACCAAAACAGCCCAAGGTGACGAGAGAATTGGCGAGTTTTCTACTTACGATAGCCAATATACTTGGAATCATCCTTGGGATGGTTCGATTACCATTGGTGCTATCAATGTGCTTGATACAGACTTTCCAAGGGACAGCACGGAGCGAGTTGGGGATGACACGCGGGTCCAGGAACTCTATTCTCCTAACGGTCTTACCTATTATGCTCAGATGAACCAAATGTTTTAG
- a CDS encoding DUF4105 domain-containing protein, translated as MWLLLRVLISEEAFADSRLTALDPQWLRLLHYQKSLFGYESTIDHPSFFFHPEGNSDPVAEKAATIQFMNSGKKLRHKGQYIDPICLFPARYRFLEKFIRRKKPHCEGIAHWRTKLALESISLVYASAYENNPSSLFGHTFIKLNLKRQQGYDYLNYGLSFAAALDPNDGLLYIVKGMVGGYYGVFSLEPYYKMVNEYNLSENRSLWEYEISLSEPQRLLFIEHIWELYQTALIDYYFIDDNCASILLEIIDVLFPNAMLADKTGVFVSPHQIVSILVENISLTSIKYKPSLRDQVLYKISHLPNSQVRSLVASIDQLNMQNDQIASPAYLDAQLDLITYKKRISSWDEQQKIIDFENQVLLKVASIDQPVPSKALRSASNDPSLGHKVRKVRLGLSMQGDRWGPEFRFKYGFHDILDSYKGFEPHYQVNYLDIKAFYHSNFNYDASLIHILALNEDTAFDTAWAWEAGGGVYRPDGLAYDAAYFTGGIGKAQSWAWHGQWTVFGLLSADLSYGSSEWLAPLYMKLGVLSRWNHRIRSLFQSHFRLFSLGNSPTDRDDKTTISMETRLELDESRQIRIALQRSRYESNISFGIAKFF; from the coding sequence TTGTGGCTTCTTCTGAGGGTACTTATATCAGAAGAAGCCTTCGCCGATTCCAGACTCACCGCCCTCGACCCACAGTGGCTAAGACTTTTGCATTATCAGAAGTCGTTGTTTGGGTACGAAAGTACCATAGACCACCCATCGTTCTTCTTTCACCCAGAGGGCAATAGTGATCCAGTCGCGGAAAAAGCTGCTACAATTCAATTTATGAACTCCGGAAAGAAACTTCGCCATAAAGGTCAATATATTGATCCTATATGCCTATTCCCAGCCCGATACCGTTTCCTAGAGAAGTTCATTCGCAGGAAGAAACCACATTGCGAGGGAATCGCACACTGGCGAACAAAGCTTGCCTTAGAAAGTATTAGCCTTGTCTATGCCTCGGCCTACGAAAATAATCCATCATCGCTTTTTGGTCATACTTTCATAAAACTAAATCTGAAACGACAGCAAGGGTATGACTACCTAAATTACGGACTATCGTTTGCAGCGGCACTCGACCCTAACGACGGCCTGCTATACATAGTGAAAGGCATGGTCGGAGGCTACTACGGAGTCTTTAGTCTAGAACCCTACTATAAGATGGTTAACGAATATAACCTGAGTGAAAATCGTAGCCTTTGGGAGTATGAAATTAGCTTATCTGAGCCTCAGCGTCTTCTATTCATCGAACATATTTGGGAACTCTATCAAACTGCGCTGATTGACTACTATTTCATCGATGACAACTGTGCCTCTATTTTGCTAGAGATTATCGATGTTCTCTTTCCAAACGCGATGCTAGCTGACAAAACAGGTGTTTTTGTATCTCCACACCAGATCGTATCAATTCTCGTCGAAAATATCTCATTAACCAGTATTAAGTATAAGCCCTCATTGCGTGATCAAGTGCTCTACAAAATCTCGCACCTACCTAATAGTCAAGTAAGATCATTGGTAGCATCGATAGATCAACTCAACATGCAGAACGATCAGATCGCAAGCCCTGCTTATCTGGATGCCCAGCTGGATTTGATTACTTACAAGAAAAGAATATCGTCTTGGGACGAACAACAGAAGATTATCGATTTCGAGAATCAGGTACTTCTTAAAGTTGCTAGCATCGATCAACCAGTCCCTTCAAAGGCTCTACGCTCTGCGAGCAACGATCCTAGCTTAGGACACAAAGTTAGAAAAGTTCGACTTGGATTAAGTATGCAAGGAGATCGATGGGGTCCCGAGTTTCGATTTAAGTATGGTTTTCACGACATTCTAGATTCCTATAAAGGCTTTGAGCCTCACTATCAAGTGAACTATCTGGACATCAAGGCCTTCTATCATAGCAATTTCAATTACGATGCTAGTCTCATCCATATTCTTGCCCTAAATGAAGATACAGCATTTGACACAGCTTGGGCTTGGGAAGCCGGAGGAGGCGTTTATCGCCCCGATGGCCTTGCTTATGATGCTGCCTACTTTACAGGTGGCATTGGTAAGGCCCAGTCATGGGCTTGGCATGGTCAATGGACGGTCTTTGGCCTTCTTTCTGCAGACTTAAGCTATGGTAGCTCGGAATGGCTAGCGCCGTTATATATGAAGCTTGGAGTTCTGAGCCGATGGAATCATCGAATCCGAAGCCTTTTTCAGTCGCACTTTAGACTGTTTAGTTTGGGAAATTCTCCAACTGATAGAGACGACAAAACGACCATAAGCATGGAAACCAGGCTTGAACTAGACGAATCCAGACAGATACGAATCGCCCTACAGCGAAGTAGATATGAATCTAACATTAGTTTTGGAATAGCCAAGTTCTTTTGA
- a CDS encoding DUF3015 family protein, translating into MKLAFVAMALALLTSPVQGADSSSGCGPGWYILKKNSLLSSAARWVTNGVLLPISTLGMTLGTSNCAKHSIVKAEKESIMYAEHNLYQLKQDIARGQGEYLNSYLGTFGCNFLSSPRIKAHLRAHFTTLFNGQDTPMAVVGSTERLLNQLPIAVETCQA; encoded by the coding sequence GTGAAATTAGCCTTTGTCGCCATGGCACTAGCATTGTTAACCAGTCCCGTCCAAGGTGCTGATAGTAGCAGTGGCTGCGGCCCTGGTTGGTACATCCTCAAAAAAAATAGTTTGCTTTCATCTGCCGCTCGGTGGGTGACTAACGGTGTCTTGCTCCCCATTTCAACGTTAGGGATGACCCTAGGCACCTCGAACTGTGCAAAGCATTCAATCGTGAAAGCTGAAAAGGAAAGTATCATGTATGCTGAGCACAATCTTTATCAGCTGAAGCAAGACATTGCGCGGGGTCAGGGAGAGTACCTGAATTCCTATCTAGGTACGTTCGGCTGTAACTTCTTGAGCAGCCCTAGGATCAAAGCTCACCTCAGAGCTCATTTTACGACACTCTTTAATGGCCAGGATACACCTATGGCAGTAGTAGGTAGCACCGAGCGACTTCTCAATCAACTACCCATAGCTGTTGAAACGTGTCAAGCTTAG
- a CDS encoding ATP-binding protein: MKTPKKSISGRLQAVILSVIFGSITLFAAAIGIYTTQEVNENIQQKSENVRGLAKLALTDPIWNYNNEAIELLSEAIVQDPDVVGFLVRDKDGTEQYKRTTDGFSNEIEDYRSGSSYIVSDADLVKEGEMIGTIVVVVSKARPIQSIKFTLMGVTVLALFLLIFVGATLNISIRNLIKKPIDALQQNSVKLAEGDWDVEIDTSREDELGVLASGFDYMRDKIKAFTNNLQEMIEEKTEDISSMLKNIEQGIFTITKDYKVHPEYSAFLENIFLDKDIADKPFEEFLFQRSSSMGSEEIDCAKSAIIASLGNKSVAFKLNHKHLPDEFQIEIDGQTKFLELDWCPILKHQKIEKMMVTVRDVTELKKLQAASLEKSRELEIIQQIVQLDVGKFQEVIGKSRVLLDECVTRLTKGSFDEDDIAILFRNLHTAKGILRTYGFKIVSSTVHEVEERFLEIKNSPKTDFSKDVLSQLHDSTQTILNTLDEYQTINDEKLGRKEGPGQISDEDMAEVKKIIDQFLIDTKQAESMLYEMSNLLTSRNHRTLQDHLHEIIERVSEVAPELGKIPLSFEYSGQDMIVSGDDWDKLDGAFTHMIRNSMDHGVETPEAREKLGKSPEGRIYLHSKINNDTLEVTLRDDGRGLNLKKLREIGNLPQDAPLEQAVEVIFKPHMSTAERVSDISGRGVGMDAVKYTIENDLGGRIIVEQLSKEKEGFAAIQFKIQIPLTSLKKTPETVLQAG, from the coding sequence ATGAAGACGCCAAAAAAAAGTATATCAGGTAGATTACAAGCCGTTATTCTTTCCGTTATCTTTGGAAGTATTACACTTTTTGCAGCAGCGATAGGAATATACACAACCCAGGAAGTTAATGAAAATATCCAGCAGAAAAGTGAGAATGTCCGTGGGTTAGCCAAACTAGCTCTCACTGACCCCATTTGGAACTACAACAACGAAGCTATAGAGCTTCTATCCGAGGCGATAGTTCAGGACCCAGATGTGGTTGGCTTTCTTGTCCGAGATAAGGACGGAACAGAACAGTATAAGAGAACGACAGATGGATTCTCCAATGAGATTGAGGATTATCGATCTGGAAGCAGTTACATTGTTAGCGACGCTGATCTTGTTAAAGAAGGGGAAATGATTGGAACGATCGTGGTTGTCGTCTCCAAGGCCCGCCCCATTCAATCCATAAAATTCACATTGATGGGAGTCACTGTTCTCGCCCTATTCCTGTTGATTTTCGTTGGAGCCACCCTTAATATTTCAATACGAAATCTTATAAAAAAGCCCATTGATGCCCTTCAACAAAATTCCGTCAAGCTTGCTGAAGGAGACTGGGATGTAGAGATCGATACAAGCCGTGAGGATGAGTTAGGAGTCTTGGCTTCTGGCTTCGACTATATGCGCGATAAGATAAAAGCTTTTACCAATAACTTACAAGAGATGATCGAAGAAAAAACAGAAGATATCTCATCCATGTTAAAAAACATCGAGCAAGGTATATTCACCATTACTAAAGACTACAAAGTTCACCCAGAGTACTCTGCTTTTCTTGAGAATATATTTCTTGACAAAGATATCGCAGACAAACCGTTTGAAGAATTTCTATTCCAAAGGTCCTCCTCCATGGGCAGCGAGGAAATTGATTGTGCAAAAAGCGCGATTATTGCATCACTAGGCAATAAGAGCGTCGCTTTCAAACTCAACCATAAACATCTTCCTGATGAGTTTCAAATCGAGATAGACGGCCAAACTAAATTTTTAGAGCTCGATTGGTGTCCGATCCTAAAGCACCAGAAGATCGAGAAAATGATGGTTACCGTACGTGACGTCACAGAACTAAAGAAACTCCAAGCAGCATCCCTAGAAAAATCTAGGGAACTCGAAATAATCCAGCAAATTGTCCAACTTGATGTTGGAAAGTTCCAAGAGGTAATTGGTAAATCTCGGGTCTTGCTCGACGAATGTGTGACACGACTTACCAAAGGGTCTTTTGATGAGGATGACATTGCCATACTCTTTCGAAATTTGCACACTGCCAAGGGGATATTGCGAACGTATGGCTTTAAAATCGTCAGCAGCACCGTTCACGAAGTTGAGGAAAGGTTCCTAGAAATCAAGAATAGTCCAAAAACAGACTTTTCAAAAGACGTGTTGAGCCAACTCCACGATTCCACCCAAACAATCTTAAACACTTTGGATGAGTATCAGACGATCAACGATGAGAAACTAGGGCGTAAGGAAGGTCCGGGCCAAATTTCTGATGAAGACATGGCCGAAGTCAAAAAAATCATTGATCAGTTCCTCATAGACACCAAGCAAGCTGAGTCAATGCTTTATGAAATGTCAAATTTACTTACCAGCCGAAACCACCGAACTCTCCAAGATCATCTTCACGAGATTATAGAAAGAGTCTCGGAAGTTGCTCCTGAACTTGGAAAGATCCCACTGAGTTTCGAGTACTCGGGGCAAGACATGATCGTGTCTGGAGACGACTGGGATAAACTAGACGGCGCTTTCACACACATGATTCGCAACTCCATGGATCACGGAGTCGAAACTCCAGAAGCGCGAGAAAAGCTAGGTAAAAGCCCTGAAGGTCGGATCTATCTTCATTCGAAAATCAACAATGATACGTTAGAAGTCACTTTACGAGACGACGGTCGAGGCCTCAATTTGAAGAAGTTGCGCGAGATCGGTAATCTTCCTCAGGATGCTCCCCTAGAGCAGGCCGTCGAAGTTATCTTCAAACCCCATATGAGCACAGCGGAGCGGGTTTCAGACATTTCTGGTCGCGGTGTAGGAATGGATGCAGTGAAGTATACCATCGAAAACGATCTAGGTGGCCGAATCATTGTTGAGCAACTGTCGAAGGAAAAAGAAGGCTTTGCTGCCATTCAATTCAAGATTCAGATTCCTCTCACCAGCTTGAAGAAAACTCCAGAAACGGTGCTCCAAGCAGGATAG
- a CDS encoding response regulator has protein sequence MAKILIVDDSETLRDQLRDVIEKAGHQVVEGHHGRHGCEVAEANQDIDLIISDFNMPELDGISMIKRIKEQAQFKETPAFMLTTESTKELMQQGKEAGVMAWIVKPFDEEEIIEAIDAVLEDAA, from the coding sequence ATGGCAAAGATTTTGATCGTCGACGATTCGGAAACACTACGGGATCAGCTTCGAGACGTCATTGAAAAAGCAGGGCATCAAGTTGTAGAGGGGCATCATGGCCGTCACGGTTGTGAAGTTGCGGAAGCCAATCAAGATATTGACCTGATCATCAGCGATTTCAATATGCCGGAACTAGATGGCATTTCCATGATAAAGAGGATCAAAGAGCAGGCTCAGTTTAAAGAAACTCCAGCCTTTATGCTAACAACTGAGTCAACGAAAGAACTGATGCAACAGGGCAAGGAAGCTGGTGTGATGGCTTGGATTGTGAAGCCTTTTGATGAGGAAGAAATAATCGAAGCAATTGACGCTGTGTTAGAAGATGCAGCTTAG